Below is a genomic region from Candidatus Methanomethylophilaceae archaeon.
GAGCAGCCTGAGGTTGTCGAGGTACTCTTTCATCTCGGCCTCGTCGGTCTCCGACAGGGAGGACATCGTCGGCGAGTTCCCGTTCACCAGCTCGCAGCGCCCGGCCTTCTTGGCCATCCTGTAGATCGACGCCTCCAGGTATTTGGCCATGGCCTTGTTCAGAGCGTCGTCCTTGCTCACGAATGCGACGAACTCCGTCCAGTCCTGCCACTCCCTGCTGTTAGAAATGTGTTGCGAGATCCTAGGAAGGATGCTCTCCGCCTCGCCGACGTACACTTTGTCCCTTGTGCCATCCTCGGTTCTGCCAATAAGGAAGTATACCCCGGTTGAGCGGAGATCGGGCCTGTCGGAGCATCCGGGGGTCATCGTGCGGGGCACGCGGTATGCGAGCCCCGTCCAATTGGAAAGCTCGCACTTCCATCTGCCGCTGGGCACCCCCTCCATCAAGAACAGGCGTATGACTTTTCCATGCTCGGCCATGCGGGGACATCCCTCTGCCGGGATAAAGCGATGTTGCATCTCTGGCGGATTCCCGAAGTTAATGGTTTCCCCGGGATGTCACTTTTCGGTCGAGGCCTGATGATGAAACGGGGCTGGCCTATCCGCTCTTATCATGGAATAGTTGCGACGTCCTTTTGCATTCAGCGAAAAACAAAGGCGCTAGGGCGATTGTGTACCCCGTCGCAAGCGGGAGGCCCTTGAAATGTTGCGGCATCCGGGGATCCGGAGGTCCGCGGCAAGTGTTTGGCCTGTATTACAGATATTTCATATTTCCCCCATAGCCAGCAGTGTTTGATTGGGCAACGCAGGAGAAAGGAATCCCGAGCCCCGTGGCGGTCTCGCCATTCCACCTCTGCCTTGCCCCGATGCCGGGGGATCCGGAGGTCCGAGGAAAGTGTATGGTTCGTTTTACGAATATTTCAAATTGTCCCCATGGCCAGCAGTGTTTGATTGATCGCCGCCTACGCGGGGTTCCCCGTGCCCCGCGGCAGCCGAAGAAGTCCTTCGTGGACAGTCTCCGCGGTTCGTCTGTCCGCCCCAGAAGAAGTGTTTTGCCCGTTTTACGAGTATTTAAGCATTCCTACATAGCCAGCATGTGTTTTGCTGGGTGGCGACGACGGCGATCCCCGTCGCACAGGCGGCCCGAGGCCTGCGGGCGGCCCAGACGGCGACCGGTCCGGGACCACGGAGGATCTGGCTGAAATCGCTGCGCGTCAGGGCCCTCGGCAGCCATATCCGCCCCCGGGAAAACCCCCCGAAAACCCCCTCGCAAGATATCTATATATGGCGCGCGGGAGGGGGTGTGGGTTGTGTGTGGCCCCGATCGCCTGGCTAGGCCGGAGAACCCACAATCGCCCCCTGATCCGCCCTCCTGCGCAAGGGCGATAGGAATAACGAGCGTGCGTCAGCGCCGGCGCCGTCGCTGGGTGCCGGGAAAATCATGGGTCGGAAGAACTTCCGCTTGCGGAAAGGCAGGGCACATCATTCCAAGCTCGAACCGACACCGAAGATCCGGTCACCGCTCTGAAGGAAGTTCGGGCTGAATCCAGGTTGTCGTTCGGGGCGTCCACGGAAAGTCCTAGGAAAACCGGGGGCCTAATATGCAAGGGCGCGCGAGGCGGCCGGCTGTGTGTCTGTGCGACGTGCTGGCTTACCATTTCCGCCCACAGGGCCTGTCCCAGGCTTCAACACCAAATTCAAATAGACGTAAAACGAAATCAACACTGCCGCAGGAGCTTTCACACAATATCCAAACATCCGAAACGCGGAACGAGTTTGCTCCAGACTTCGGATCGCTCATTGTTTGCTGGTCTTCGGAACTTCTCCTTCGGGCCCCTAACTGCCGAGATGGCCGCATGCCAGGCCATAAACGGGGTTGCCTTTCGGGAAACTTTCAGTTGGTTTTCTACTTGCCGTGCCGGCGAGGAGCCGCACCAGTAGTGTCGAAAATCGAAGCGAGCATTGCCCCGGCAATCTCTCCCTTGAGTTCCAGCCAGTTCTCCTGGAGGAATCCTATCGGCGAGCCCGAGGCCTCCGCGCGCCCATAATCATTCCGCGTCCATCGTATCATTTCCGGATTGTTTTCGCGTCCATTCCGCCATCCCGAATCCGACAGGTATATGAGCCCGCACGCGCTCGCGCATCCATGGACAGGAAATCCGAGGCCCCGGATCCTAAGGGCGTCCCCCCTTTCGGCGGGCTCGAATACGGCATCACGGACGAGGAGATCGAGCAGGACATGAAGCGCTACGCCTACGTATTCGAGAACCTCAAGAAGTGCTGAGATGCGAGTTGTGTCTCAGCCATTCCTCCACTTCTTCTCTGTCATAGGCTCCGCTCGCGACGTCTCTCACGAAAAGGAGCGTCGCGTCGTCGTCGTTCAGTTCGTATCCGCCGTTTTTGAGGAGGCGCACGGCAAGCTCGAACGCGGTCCGCTTGTTCCCTTCGACGAACGGGTGGAAATTGGCGACGTAGTCTA
It encodes:
- a CDS encoding GIY-YIG nuclease family protein, encoding MAEHGKVIRLFLMEGVPSGRWKCELSNWTGLAYRVPRTMTPGCSDRPDLRSTGVYFLIGRTEDGTRDKVYVGEAESILPRISQHISNSREWQDWTEFVAFVSKDDALNKAMAKYLEASIYRMAKKAGRCELVNGNSPTMSSLSETDEAEMKEYLDNLRLLMGTMGHKFLEEEAASTRPGGKGETFHLANPRTEVSASAIMVDDGFLVLKGSKVSENINDSVHKGYKSLRAKLMEDGTIVDRTFTRDHLFDSCSAAMVVVAGRIDHPWGSWRTDDGRTLDEVYRKGPEEPRT
- a CDS encoding type II toxin-antitoxin system death-on-curing family toxin yields the protein MHIHRAVVIKSGEAREIGLEDAVISMAAVEGFCDCLKYCEDCFSKAALAIDYVANFHPFVEGNKRTAFELAVRLLKNGGYELNDDDATLLFVRDVASGAYDREEVEEWLRHNSHLSTS